One genomic segment of Ancylobacter sp. IITR112 includes these proteins:
- a CDS encoding DNA cytosine methyltransferase, producing the protein MTRKMLVADLLCGAGGSSTGAQRALSALGLEMELVCVNHWPVAIDTHTRNHPEARHYVQDIATVRPHLLVPDGYLDLLMASPICTHHSVARGGKPTSDQQRSDPWHIITWLTELRVKRLIIENVWEFTGWGPVDPKTGKPIAARKGEYFHAWIETLKRLGFEPEWRKLNAADYGDATTRQRFILMARSDGRRVHWPMPTHAKRGASDGSLFAPSKTWRPAREIIDWKIKGRSIFNRKKDLAPKTLARIYAGAVKFGWPEPFLVILRNHMAGQSVDGPLPTIAANGTHIGLAQPVVVSLAHGADAGDQDPHSRRVKSTDEPIGTIHAGGKNFGVAEPVIMNGRKGNQAKGVSTEPIPTLDTKGGVWLAEPLVLSQQNSGAARTANDPLPTITTGGAATEVRPGCARPMLVEPFVLSQASGGAPRSVNEPIPTMTTGGAGGAHALIMSYYGASQNGAGCTCEDDPLPTVTVKDRFGMVVPVTQSGGGATARDVDQPIPTLTTVCATGRVNLVSGEVDGQRYDILFRMLEPHELAAAMGFNTEEQAYEFAGTKTEQIKQIGNAVSVAKMKACVGALMADEAVPMFQEAAE; encoded by the coding sequence ATGACCCGCAAGATGCTCGTCGCCGATCTCCTGTGCGGCGCCGGCGGCTCGTCCACCGGTGCGCAACGAGCGCTCTCAGCGCTTGGGCTTGAGATGGAACTCGTCTGCGTCAATCACTGGCCCGTCGCCATCGACACCCACACCCGCAACCATCCCGAGGCCCGGCACTATGTGCAGGACATCGCCACCGTGCGGCCGCACCTGCTGGTGCCCGATGGCTATCTCGACCTCCTGATGGCCTCGCCGATCTGCACACACCATTCGGTGGCGCGCGGCGGCAAGCCGACTTCAGACCAGCAGCGCAGCGACCCGTGGCACATCATCACCTGGCTCACCGAGCTTCGGGTCAAGCGCCTCATCATCGAGAATGTGTGGGAGTTCACCGGCTGGGGGCCGGTCGATCCCAAGACGGGTAAGCCCATTGCGGCGCGCAAGGGCGAGTATTTCCATGCGTGGATCGAGACGTTGAAGCGGCTGGGCTTCGAGCCGGAATGGCGCAAGCTGAATGCGGCCGACTACGGCGACGCCACCACCCGCCAGCGGTTCATCCTGATGGCGCGTTCGGATGGACGCCGGGTGCATTGGCCGATGCCGACGCATGCCAAGCGCGGCGCTTCCGATGGAAGCCTGTTCGCGCCGTCGAAGACCTGGCGGCCAGCGCGCGAGATCATCGACTGGAAGATCAAGGGCCGGTCGATCTTCAACCGCAAGAAGGATCTCGCGCCGAAGACGCTGGCTCGGATCTATGCCGGCGCGGTGAAGTTCGGCTGGCCGGAGCCGTTCCTCGTCATCCTGCGCAATCACATGGCGGGGCAGAGCGTCGACGGCCCCCTGCCCACCATCGCCGCTAACGGCACCCACATTGGGCTGGCGCAGCCGGTGGTCGTATCGCTCGCACATGGTGCCGATGCAGGCGACCAAGACCCGCATAGCCGTCGCGTAAAAAGCACGGACGAGCCTATCGGCACGATCCACGCCGGCGGCAAGAACTTCGGCGTCGCCGAGCCGGTCATCATGAACGGCCGCAAGGGCAACCAGGCGAAGGGCGTCTCAACCGAACCGATTCCGACGCTTGACACCAAGGGTGGCGTCTGGCTGGCCGAGCCGCTGGTGCTTTCGCAGCAAAATAGCGGCGCGGCACGAACCGCCAACGATCCCCTGCCGACCATCACGACAGGCGGCGCGGCGACCGAGGTGCGTCCGGGCTGCGCCCGGCCGATGCTGGTGGAGCCGTTCGTGCTCTCGCAGGCCTCGGGCGGCGCGCCGCGCTCGGTCAATGAGCCGATCCCCACCATGACGACCGGAGGCGCCGGCGGCGCGCACGCGCTGATCATGTCCTACTACGGGGCAAGTCAGAATGGAGCGGGCTGCACTTGCGAAGATGACCCCCTACCAACCGTGACCGTGAAGGATCGGTTCGGCATGGTCGTGCCCGTCACGCAGTCGGGTGGTGGCGCGACGGCCCGAGATGTTGACCAGCCGATCCCGACACTCACGACGGTCTGCGCCACCGGCCGCGTGAACCTCGTCTCCGGAGAGGTCGACGGGCAGCGCTACGACATCCTGTTCCGGATGCTGGAGCCTCACGAGCTCGCGGCCGCCATGGGGTTCAACACCGAGGAGCAGGCCTACGAATTCGCCGGCACCAAGACCGAGCAGATCAAGCAGATCGGCAACGCGGTCTCAGTCGCGAAGATGAAGGCGTGCGTCGGTGCGCTGATGGCGGACGAGGCTGTCCCGATGTTCCAGGAGGCGGCCGAATGA
- a CDS encoding thermonuclease family protein, producing the protein MSTLKTLALAFALTLPAPALAGIYVTDGDTIVLTAPGKPREVVRIVGMDAPETRQARCDSELRRGLEAKAALIRLLSAACGELARADARRCLTVARLPRPDRYGRTLATITAGGRDVTAAMISAGMARPYDCPNGRCPRRAGGCGANIGDRGTAGGTNDGH; encoded by the coding sequence ATGAGCACCCTCAAGACGCTCGCGCTCGCTTTCGCTCTGACACTGCCGGCCCCTGCCCTCGCCGGGATCTATGTCACCGACGGCGACACCATCGTGCTGACCGCTCCGGGCAAGCCGCGCGAGGTGGTGCGGATCGTCGGCATGGACGCCCCGGAGACGCGCCAGGCCCGGTGCGACTCCGAACTGCGGCGCGGGCTGGAGGCGAAGGCGGCTCTGATCAGGCTCCTCTCGGCGGCATGTGGCGAGCTCGCCCGGGCCGATGCGCGGCGCTGCCTGACCGTCGCCCGCCTGCCCCGCCCTGACCGCTACGGCCGGACGCTGGCGACCATCACGGCCGGCGGGCGCGATGTCACCGCCGCCATGATCAGCGCCGGCATGGCGCGGCCCTACGATTGCCCCAACGGCCGGTGCCCGCGCCGGGCTGGCGGGTGTGGGGCAAACATAGGAGACCGAGGAACCGCTGGGGGGACGAACGATGGGCATTGA
- a CDS encoding AI-2E family transporter — protein MDMARGVAGSAVEARRPPSTEGRTERLWRRCTQIAVIASAVVILAAALVIASAVLIPIVAAVIIGSVIGPAIEGLAKRGVPSWLGSLLIVVGMAGLIYGLAVALAAPLAEWTARAPEIGAIMKERFAALRPVVQTLASVVESIQSLGRATERAPMVVEVADSKMLESLLSMVTPVIGQLILFLGSLLFFLAGRVQIKRRVVQVMTPRQTRLAALRVFREIEERLGAYLVTATFINIGLGLATMAMTWGLGLPNPPLWGVLACVLNYVPYVGPAVTTLILAVAGIVTFPGIVEALLPAAAFLFLTSFEGQFLTPMIVGRRVSLNPFAVFLSMALWTWLWGPAGTFLSVPLLIAAMALVDGILAKSRPHLPG, from the coding sequence ATGGATATGGCGCGCGGCGTGGCCGGCTCGGCAGTGGAGGCGCGCCGCCCTCCCTCGACCGAGGGCCGGACGGAACGGCTGTGGCGGCGCTGCACCCAGATCGCGGTCATCGCCAGCGCGGTCGTCATTCTCGCCGCCGCTCTCGTCATCGCCAGCGCGGTACTTATCCCCATCGTCGCCGCCGTCATCATTGGCAGCGTGATCGGCCCGGCCATTGAGGGGCTGGCCAAGCGCGGCGTGCCGAGCTGGCTCGGTTCGCTGCTCATCGTGGTCGGCATGGCCGGCCTCATCTATGGCCTCGCCGTGGCACTGGCGGCGCCGCTGGCGGAATGGACCGCCCGGGCGCCGGAGATCGGCGCCATCATGAAGGAACGATTCGCGGCGCTGAGGCCGGTGGTGCAGACGCTGGCCTCGGTGGTCGAATCGATACAGTCGCTCGGCCGCGCCACCGAGAGGGCGCCCATGGTGGTCGAGGTCGCCGATTCGAAGATGCTGGAGAGCCTGCTCTCCATGGTCACGCCGGTGATCGGGCAGTTGATCCTGTTCCTCGGCTCGCTGCTGTTCTTTCTCGCCGGCCGGGTGCAGATCAAGCGGCGGGTGGTGCAGGTGATGACCCCGCGCCAGACGCGGCTGGCCGCGCTGCGGGTGTTTCGCGAGATCGAGGAGCGACTCGGCGCCTATCTCGTCACCGCCACCTTCATCAATATCGGCCTCGGCCTTGCCACCATGGCGATGACCTGGGGGCTCGGCCTGCCCAATCCGCCGCTCTGGGGCGTGCTCGCCTGCGTGCTGAACTATGTGCCCTATGTCGGGCCGGCGGTGACGACGCTGATTCTCGCCGTGGCGGGAATCGTCACCTTTCCTGGAATCGTCGAGGCCCTGCTGCCCGCCGCCGCCTTCCTGTTCCTTACCAGCTTCGAGGGTCAGTTCCTGACGCCGATGATCGTCGGGCGCCGCGTCTCGCTCAATCCTTTCGCGGTGTTCCTGTCCATGGCGCTGTGGACCTGGCTGTGGGGCCCGGCCGGTACGTTCCTTTCCGTGCCCTTGCTGATCGCGGCCATGGCGCTTGTGGATGGCATTCTGGCGAAAAGCCGGCCGCACCTGCCGGGCTGA
- a CDS encoding SIS domain-containing protein produces MGTAQPQKTSAAALPSRDDRLRERVLRTLAIESKGLAALSAAIEAELGDAVENAIALIEGARGRVIVTGMGKSGHIGRKLAATLASTGTPALFLHAAEASHGDLGMVTPDDVLLAISWSGETSELGDIVHYAGRFAVPLLAITSNADSTLGRAADVALVLPRVEEACPNGLAPTTSTLMQLAIGDALAVALLERRGFSASDFRVFHPGGKLGARLLKVADIMHQEAEMPLVRLGTPMSEVLIEITGKRFGCCGVVDGEGRLTGIVTDGDLRRHMSGALLAAPVEKVMTSSPFVVDPLELASAALGLMNRRPVPITVVFAVSEGKPVGILHIHDILRAGVV; encoded by the coding sequence TTGGGCACGGCCCAGCCTCAGAAAACCTCCGCCGCCGCCCTGCCCTCGCGGGACGACCGGCTGCGCGAGCGGGTGCTGCGCACCCTCGCCATCGAATCCAAGGGCCTTGCCGCGCTCAGCGCCGCCATCGAGGCGGAACTCGGCGACGCGGTGGAGAACGCCATCGCGCTGATCGAAGGCGCGCGGGGCCGCGTCATCGTCACGGGCATGGGAAAGAGCGGCCATATCGGGCGCAAGCTCGCCGCTACCCTCGCCTCCACCGGCACGCCCGCCCTGTTCCTGCACGCCGCCGAGGCGAGCCATGGCGACCTCGGCATGGTAACGCCCGACGACGTTCTGCTCGCCATTTCGTGGTCGGGGGAAACCTCCGAGCTCGGCGACATCGTGCACTATGCCGGCCGCTTCGCCGTGCCGCTGCTCGCCATCACCTCCAATGCGGACAGCACGCTCGGCCGCGCCGCGGATGTCGCGCTGGTGCTGCCGCGTGTCGAGGAAGCCTGCCCTAACGGTCTCGCTCCCACCACCTCGACGCTGATGCAGCTCGCCATCGGCGACGCGCTGGCGGTGGCTTTGCTGGAGCGCCGGGGCTTCTCCGCCTCCGATTTCCGCGTCTTCCATCCCGGCGGCAAGCTCGGGGCCCGGCTGCTGAAAGTGGCCGACATCATGCACCAGGAAGCGGAAATGCCGCTGGTGCGGCTCGGCACGCCGATGAGCGAGGTGCTGATCGAAATCACTGGCAAGCGCTTCGGCTGCTGCGGCGTGGTCGACGGCGAGGGCCGGCTCACCGGAATCGTCACCGATGGCGACCTGCGCCGGCATATGAGCGGCGCGTTGCTGGCGGCGCCGGTGGAGAAGGTCATGACCTCCTCCCCCTTCGTCGTCGATCCGCTGGAACTCGCCAGCGCCGCGCTGGGGCTGATGAATCGCCGCCCGGTGCCGATCACCGTCGTCTTCGCGGTCAGCGAGGGCAAGCCGGTCGGCATTCTCCACATTCACGACATTCTGCGCGCCGGCGTCGTCTGA
- the kdsA gene encoding 3-deoxy-8-phosphooctulonate synthase, which produces MSGSGANSVVTPNSVVTLGDVRFGNDLPLALIAGPCQMESAAHALECAAAIKEIATRRGIGVVFKTSFDKANRTSIKGARGMGLTAALPVFAEIRERYGMPVLTDVHENDQCAPVGEVVDILQIPAFLCRQTDLLIAAAATGRVVNVKKGQFLAPWDMKNVVAKLLESGNPNVLVTERGVSFGYNTLVTDMRALPIMAETTGAPVIFDATHSVQQPGGQGTSSGGQREFVPVLARAAVAVGIAGVFVETHPDPDKAPSDGPNMVPLNQFEALVARLQAFDRVAKDRAN; this is translated from the coding sequence ATGAGCGGCTCCGGCGCCAATTCCGTGGTTACCCCCAATTCCGTGGTTACCCTTGGCGATGTGCGCTTCGGCAATGATCTGCCGCTGGCGCTGATCGCCGGCCCCTGCCAGATGGAAAGCGCCGCCCATGCGCTGGAATGCGCCGCCGCGATCAAGGAAATCGCCACACGGCGCGGCATCGGCGTGGTGTTCAAGACCTCCTTCGACAAGGCCAATCGCACCTCGATCAAGGGCGCGCGCGGCATGGGCCTGACGGCCGCCCTGCCCGTCTTCGCCGAGATTCGCGAACGCTACGGCATGCCTGTCCTCACCGACGTGCACGAGAACGACCAATGCGCGCCGGTGGGCGAGGTGGTGGACATCCTGCAAATCCCCGCCTTCCTCTGCCGCCAGACCGACCTGCTCATCGCCGCCGCCGCGACGGGCCGCGTGGTCAATGTGAAGAAGGGGCAGTTCCTCGCCCCCTGGGACATGAAGAATGTGGTCGCCAAGCTGCTCGAGAGCGGCAATCCGAACGTGCTGGTGACCGAGCGCGGCGTGTCCTTCGGCTACAACACCCTCGTCACCGACATGCGGGCCCTGCCGATCATGGCCGAGACGACGGGCGCGCCGGTCATTTTCGACGCCACCCATTCGGTGCAGCAGCCGGGCGGACAGGGCACCTCTTCCGGTGGCCAGCGCGAATTCGTGCCGGTGCTTGCGCGGGCGGCGGTGGCGGTCGGCATTGCCGGCGTGTTCGTCGAAACCCATCCCGACCCGGACAAGGCGCCGTCCGACGGGCCGAACATGGTGCCGCTCAACCAGTTCGAAGCGCTCGTCGCCCGGCTTCAGGCCTTCGACCGGGTAGCGAAGGACCGCGCCAACTAA
- a CDS encoding phytoene/squalene synthase family protein: MSRPSLTTPTQYCAALLRDLDRDRYIADLFAPAERRGALFALHAFNAEVARVREAITNPLAGEVRLQWWRDALNANGQGDVSANPVAAALLETIETHRLPRASFEALLEARTFDLYDDAMPTVNDLEGYAGETSSALIRLATLVLAPEAGPASAEAAGHAGVAYAVTGLLRAFPVHARRGQCYLPLDLLNAHGLSREDAVSGQASPALSEVFAALRALARRHYQAAMTAMAGVSAAELPAFLPLMLVPGDLDRMERPHDPFQAVPAAPALARLWRLWRGAGVLARAARAGGAAL; the protein is encoded by the coding sequence ATGAGCCGCCCGAGCCTCACCACGCCGACGCAGTACTGCGCCGCCCTGCTGCGCGATCTCGACCGCGACCGCTATATCGCCGACCTGTTCGCGCCGGCCGAGCGGCGCGGTGCGCTGTTCGCGCTGCACGCCTTCAATGCCGAGGTGGCGCGGGTGCGCGAGGCGATCACCAATCCGTTGGCCGGCGAGGTGCGGCTGCAATGGTGGCGCGACGCCCTCAACGCGAATGGGCAGGGCGACGTGAGCGCCAATCCGGTCGCGGCGGCGCTGCTGGAGACCATCGAGACCCACCGGCTCCCCCGCGCCAGCTTCGAGGCGCTGCTGGAGGCGCGCACGTTCGACCTCTATGACGACGCCATGCCGACGGTGAACGATCTCGAAGGCTATGCCGGCGAGACCTCCTCGGCGCTGATCCGCCTCGCCACGCTCGTGCTGGCGCCGGAGGCCGGCCCGGCCTCGGCGGAGGCCGCCGGCCATGCGGGGGTGGCCTATGCCGTCACCGGCCTGCTGCGCGCCTTTCCCGTGCATGCGCGCCGCGGCCAGTGCTACCTGCCGCTCGATCTGCTGAATGCCCACGGCCTCAGCCGCGAGGATGCGGTGTCGGGGCAGGCAAGCCCGGCGCTGAGCGAGGTGTTCGCCGCGCTGCGGGCGCTGGCGCGCCGGCATTACCAGGCAGCTATGACGGCGATGGCGGGCGTGTCAGCGGCTGAACTCCCGGCCTTCCTGCCGCTGATGCTGGTGCCGGGCGATCTCGACCGCATGGAGCGGCCGCACGACCCCTTCCAGGCCGTGCCGGCGGCGCCGGCGCTTGCCCGGCTGTGGCGTCTGTGGCGGGGCGCCGGCGTGCTCGCCAGGGCCGCCCGCGCCGGCGGGGCCGCGCTTTAG
- a CDS encoding Mth938-like domain-containing protein — translation MASPDAHLPRQVPIDGYGRGGFHFAGMASSGSILALPSGIHAWSAVAPHDIDEAALARVLAEAGGIDLLLIGTGADPWPLPEALRWRLRDAGLSVDVLPTRSAASTYNVLLAEGRPVAAALLALP, via the coding sequence ATGGCGTCGCCCGATGCCCATCTCCCCCGCCAGGTGCCGATCGACGGCTATGGCCGCGGCGGCTTCCATTTCGCCGGCATGGCCTCTTCCGGCTCGATCCTGGCGCTGCCCTCGGGCATCCATGCCTGGTCGGCCGTCGCGCCGCACGACATTGACGAGGCGGCGCTGGCGCGGGTGCTGGCGGAAGCGGGCGGGATCGACCTCCTGCTGATCGGAACCGGCGCCGACCCCTGGCCGTTGCCCGAGGCGCTGCGCTGGCGCCTGCGCGATGCCGGCCTGTCGGTGGATGTGCTGCCGACCCGCTCCGCAGCCTCGACCTATAATGTCTTGCTGGCGGAAGGCCGTCCGGTCGCGGCGGCACTGCTGGCGCTGCCCTGA
- the secF gene encoding protein translocase subunit SecF: MRLLRIVPDDTTFDFIRFRRISFPISALLSIVALVAFFTLGLNFGIDFKGGTLLEVRYANNTLNIADVRSRLESLDLGEVQIQEIGSEGEVLIRVAQQPGGEQAQQAVVGKVRAALGDGVEYRRVEVVGPRVSQELLSYGIVGLMMAVFCILVYLWFRFEWQFALGASIANFHDIVLTIGFMAIFQIDFDLTSVAALLTILGYSLNDTIVIYDRIREMLRRYKKMPTEELLNASINSTLSRSVITHVTVTLALLALVLFGGRAIHSFSVTMMFGVVLVGTYTSIFIASPLLIYLGVSTRAMAEKAEKEAKSPNAKAERLAP, from the coding sequence ATGCGTCTGCTCCGCATCGTTCCGGACGATACGACTTTCGACTTCATCCGCTTCCGGCGGATCAGCTTTCCGATCTCGGCCCTGCTGTCGATCGTGGCGCTGGTGGCGTTCTTCACGCTCGGGCTGAATTTCGGCATCGACTTCAAGGGCGGCACGCTGCTCGAAGTGCGTTACGCCAACAACACGCTGAACATCGCCGATGTGCGTTCGCGGCTTGAATCGCTCGACCTCGGCGAGGTGCAGATTCAGGAAATCGGCAGCGAGGGCGAGGTGCTGATCCGCGTTGCCCAGCAGCCGGGCGGCGAGCAGGCGCAGCAGGCCGTGGTCGGCAAGGTACGGGCCGCGCTCGGCGACGGGGTGGAATATCGCCGCGTCGAAGTGGTGGGCCCGCGCGTCTCGCAGGAATTGCTGAGCTACGGCATTGTCGGCCTGATGATGGCGGTGTTCTGCATCCTCGTCTATCTCTGGTTCCGGTTCGAGTGGCAGTTCGCCCTCGGCGCCTCGATCGCCAACTTCCACGACATCGTGCTGACCATCGGGTTCATGGCGATCTTCCAGATCGACTTCGACCTGACCAGCGTCGCCGCGCTGCTGACCATTCTCGGCTACTCGCTGAACGACACGATCGTCATCTATGACCGCATCCGCGAGATGCTGCGGCGCTACAAGAAGATGCCGACCGAGGAACTGCTCAACGCCTCGATCAACTCCACCCTGTCGCGCTCGGTCATCACCCATGTGACGGTGACGCTGGCGCTGCTGGCGCTGGTGCTGTTCGGCGGGCGGGCGATCCATTCCTTCTCGGTGACGATGATGTTCGGCGTGGTGCTGGTCGGCACCTACACCTCGATCTTCATCGCCTCGCCGTTGCTGATCTATCTCGGCGTCTCCACCCGGGCGATGGCGGAAAAGGCGGAGAAGGAGGCCAAGAGCCCCAACGCCAAGGCGGAACGCCTCGCGCCGTGA
- the secD gene encoding protein translocase subunit SecD → MLYFSKWKAFAILAVSAIICLMAVPSLLSPAAYDSLPSFLQRKIVLGLDLQGGSYIVLQVDAQSVRKIRLEHLRDDARRVLRDAKIGYTGLAIQGDAVQVRIRDGQDVDAALTQLRALAQPLGGPMSTSGQLDTDVARDGNTISLTPTAAGIQSRTIQAVSQSIEIIRKRIDQLGTTEPSIQRQGADRIQVQVPGLQDPSRLKALLGQTAQLTFRLVDNTMSPQQALQGRAPAGTEVLYSQDNPPVPYLIEQRVLVAGEDLTDAQPSFDPTTREPVVTFRFNTNGARRFAEATQANVGRPFAIILDNHVISAPVIREPILGGSGQISGNFTVQQANDLAILLRAGALPVPLQVVEERTVGPGLGADSIRAGLIASIVGATLVALFMIATYGLFGLIANIAVAINVGMIFGVLAMLGATLTLPGIAGVVLTVGIAVDSNVLIYERIREEARAGRSAISAIDAGFSRALATILDSNITTFIAAAVLFYVGSGPVRGFAITFGIGILTTVFTAFTLTRLMVALWVRWQRPQRVPI, encoded by the coding sequence ATGCTTTACTTCTCGAAATGGAAGGCGTTCGCGATATTGGCGGTTTCGGCCATCATCTGCCTGATGGCCGTGCCGAGCCTGTTGTCGCCAGCCGCCTATGACAGCCTGCCGAGCTTCCTGCAGCGCAAGATCGTGCTGGGCCTCGACCTTCAGGGCGGGTCCTACATCGTCCTGCAGGTCGATGCCCAGTCGGTGCGCAAGATCCGCCTCGAACATCTGCGCGACGATGCCCGCCGCGTGCTGCGCGACGCCAAGATCGGCTATACCGGCCTCGCCATTCAGGGCGATGCGGTGCAGGTGCGCATTCGCGACGGCCAGGATGTCGACGCGGCGCTGACCCAATTGCGCGCCCTTGCCCAGCCGCTGGGCGGGCCGATGTCGACCAGCGGCCAGCTCGACACGGATGTGGCGCGCGACGGCAACACCATCTCGCTGACCCCGACCGCTGCCGGCATCCAGTCGCGCACCATCCAGGCGGTGTCGCAGTCCATCGAGATCATCCGCAAGCGGATCGACCAGCTCGGCACCACCGAGCCGTCGATCCAGCGCCAGGGCGCCGACCGCATCCAGGTGCAGGTGCCAGGCCTGCAGGATCCCTCGCGCCTGAAGGCGCTGCTCGGCCAGACCGCGCAACTCACCTTCCGCCTCGTCGACAACACGATGAGCCCGCAGCAGGCGCTGCAGGGGCGCGCGCCGGCCGGCACCGAAGTGCTGTATTCACAGGACAACCCGCCGGTTCCCTATCTCATCGAGCAGCGCGTGCTGGTCGCCGGCGAGGACCTCACCGACGCGCAGCCGAGCTTCGATCCGACGACGCGGGAGCCGGTGGTCACCTTCCGCTTCAACACCAATGGCGCGCGCCGCTTCGCCGAGGCGACGCAGGCCAATGTCGGGCGGCCCTTCGCCATCATCCTCGACAATCACGTGATTTCCGCGCCGGTGATCCGCGAGCCCATTCTGGGCGGCTCCGGCCAGATCAGCGGCAATTTCACCGTGCAGCAGGCGAACGATCTCGCCATCCTGCTGCGCGCCGGCGCGCTGCCGGTGCCGCTGCAGGTGGTGGAAGAGCGTACCGTCGGCCCCGGCCTCGGCGCGGATTCGATCCGCGCCGGCCTGATCGCCTCCATCGTCGGCGCCACGCTCGTCGCGCTGTTCATGATCGCGACCTATGGTCTGTTCGGTCTCATCGCCAATATCGCCGTGGCGATCAATGTCGGCATGATCTTCGGCGTGCTGGCCATGCTCGGGGCGACGTTGACGCTGCCCGGCATCGCCGGCGTGGTGCTCACGGTGGGCATCGCGGTCGATTCCAACGTGCTGATCTATGAGCGCATCCGCGAGGAGGCGAGGGCGGGACGCTCGGCGATCTCCGCCATTGACGCGGGCTTCTCCCGCGCGCTGGCGACGATCCTCGATTCCAACATCACCACCTTCATCGCGGCAGCGGTGCTGTTCTATGTCGGTTCCGGCCCGGTGCGCGGCTTTGCCATCACCTTCGGCATCGGCATTCTCACCACCGTCTTCACCGCCTTCACGCTGACCCGCCTTATGGTGGCCCTGTGGGTACGCTGGCAGCGCCCGCAGCGCGTGCCGATCTGA
- the yajC gene encoding preprotein translocase subunit YajC, translated as MLITPAYAQAAPMGGGTDMLMSLLPFVLIFVIMYFLILRPQQKKVKAHQEMVKSVRRGDTVVTSGGLIGKVSRVIDDSEIELQLSEGVKIRQLRGMISEVRAKGEPAKEETES; from the coding sequence ATGTTGATTACGCCCGCCTACGCGCAGGCCGCCCCCATGGGCGGCGGTACCGACATGCTGATGTCGCTGCTGCCCTTCGTGCTGATCTTCGTGATCATGTATTTCCTGATTCTGCGTCCGCAGCAGAAGAAGGTGAAGGCGCATCAGGAAATGGTGAAGAGCGTCCGGCGCGGCGACACCGTCGTCACCTCCGGCGGTCTCATCGGCAAGGTTTCGCGGGTGATCGACGACAGCGAGATCGAGCTGCAGCTTTCCGAGGGCGTGAAGATCCGCCAGCTCCGCGGCATGATCTCCGAGGTTCGCGCCAAGGGCGAGCCGGCCAAGGAAGAGACCGAGTCCTGA
- a CDS encoding ATP-binding protein, translating to MTHTPDDLGAVLTRIADALERIAPARPAGVDFTTADAFIWHADERHLAAVPRVSRVEMELLKGIERTRDLLLDNTLRFARGLPANNALLWGARGMGKSSLVKAAHASVNAEMAREGKPPLKLVEIHREDIETLPLLMGLVRPAPFRFVIFCDDLSFDADDTSYKSLKAVLEGGIEGRPENVIFYATSNRRHILAREMVENERSTAINPGEAVEEKVSLSDRFGLWLGFHKCSQDDYLAMIESYVAHFAIPIAPETLRQEALEWSTTRGARSGRTAWQYVQDVAGRLGVSLSEPPAAPR from the coding sequence ATGACCCACACACCGGACGATCTCGGCGCCGTTCTCACCCGTATCGCCGACGCGCTGGAACGCATCGCGCCCGCCCGACCCGCGGGCGTCGATTTCACCACCGCCGACGCCTTTATCTGGCACGCCGACGAGCGTCACCTTGCTGCGGTGCCGCGCGTCAGCCGGGTGGAGATGGAACTGCTCAAGGGCATTGAGCGCACCCGCGACCTGCTGCTCGACAACACGCTGCGCTTCGCCCGCGGCCTGCCGGCCAACAACGCGCTGCTGTGGGGCGCGCGCGGCATGGGCAAGAGCTCGCTGGTCAAGGCCGCGCATGCCTCGGTCAATGCCGAGATGGCGCGCGAGGGCAAGCCGCCGCTCAAGCTGGTGGAAATCCACCGCGAGGATATCGAAACGCTGCCGCTGCTGATGGGATTGGTGCGGCCGGCCCCGTTCCGATTCGTCATCTTCTGCGACGACCTGTCCTTCGACGCCGACGACACCTCGTACAAGTCGCTGAAAGCCGTGCTTGAAGGCGGCATCGAAGGGCGGCCGGAAAATGTGATCTTCTACGCCACCTCCAACCGCCGCCATATCCTGGCGCGCGAGATGGTGGAGAATGAACGCTCGACGGCGATCAATCCGGGCGAAGCGGTGGAGGAGAAGGTCTCGCTGTCCGACCGTTTCGGCCTGTGGCTCGGTTTCCACAAATGCAGCCAGGACGACTATCTCGCGATGATCGAGAGCTATGTCGCCCATTTCGCCATTCCGATCGCGCCGGAGACGCTGCGCCAGGAAGCGCTGGAATGGTCGACCACGCGCGGAGCGCGTTCGGGCCGGACGGCGTGGCAATATGTGCAGGATGTCGCGGGGCGGCTGGGCGTGTCCTTGTCCGAACCCCCGGCCGCCCCGCGCTGA